One window of Lepus europaeus isolate LE1 chromosome Y, mLepTim1.pri, whole genome shotgun sequence genomic DNA carries:
- the LOC133754009 gene encoding zinc finger protein 420-like has product MLVSFEDLAVDITQEEWQHLDSSQKTLYKDVMMEIYNSLLFLGYCKSKPEVIFKLEQGAESWTVTKPLNRSLSGGLMRCNLQRNLMALVYLATQVNAGSLSVSLTRFRLFSRCLNTRIHIGQKPYEYKQCGKAFIQKSNLTSHQKIYINEKPYGCEMCGKTFRWKSNLTTHQGIHTGDKPFECNTCEKAFCRKSQLIVHQKIHKREKTYECSTCGKFFFQKSQLTLHKREKIYECKMCGKPFCWKSQLFTHQRMHRSEKIYEFNACGKVFYFRVFLRFLEFVAALCKV; this is encoded by the exons ATGTTGGtgtcatttgaagacctggctgtggacATCACTCAGGAGGAGTGGCAGCACCTGGACAGTTCTCAGAAGACCCTGTACAAAGATGTGATGATGGAGATTTACAACAGCCTGTTGTTTTTGG GGTACTGCAAAAGCAAACCTGAGGTGATCTTCAAGTTGGAACAGGGAGCAGAATCATGGACAGTGACAAAACCCCTAAATCGTAGCCTGTCAG GAGGCCTGATGAGATGCAATCTGCAGAGAAATCTGATGGCACTAGTGTACTTGGCAACTCAAGTGAATGCTGGGAGCCTATCAGTCAGCCTCACAAGATTCAGACTTTTCAGCAGGTGTTTGAACACA AGAATTCACATAgggcagaaaccttatgaatataagcaatgtggaaaagcctttatccaAAAGTCAAATCTCACTTCACATCAGAAGATTTACATAAATGAGAAACCTTATGGATGTGAAATGTGCGGAAAAACCTTTCGCTGGAAGTCAAACCTCACTACACATCagggaattcacacaggggataagccttTTGAATGTAATACATGTGAAAAAGCCTTTTGCCGAAAATCACAACTCATTGTACATCAGAAGATCCACAAAAGGGAGAAAACTTATGAATGTAGTACCTGTGGAAAATTCTTTTTCCAGAAGTCACAACTCACTCTGCATAAGAGGGAGAAGATTTATGAATGCAAAATGTGTGGAAAACCCTTTTGCTGGAAGTCACAACTCTTTACCCATCAGAGAATGCATAGATCAGAGAAAATTTATGAATTCAATGCCTGTGGAAAAGTCTTTT ACTTTAGAGTTTTCCTGAGATTTCTAGAGTTTGTAGCAGCACTTTGTAAAGTATAA